One Halocalculus aciditolerans DNA segment encodes these proteins:
- a CDS encoding flavin reductase family protein, which produces MELDADAVGYRELSGAVVPRPIAWVSTESTDGTPNLAPYSFFTVAAVDPPTLAFSPNKSRGRKDTPRNAVETGEFVVNIVTADLAAAMNETSATIHADEDEFAHAGVTPEAAVAVAAPRVAESPVNFECELRDVVDLGGSDLVLGEVVHAHVDDDVATDGKLDTGKLDVVGRLAGSQYCYTRDRFDLERPD; this is translated from the coding sequence ATGGAACTCGACGCGGACGCTGTCGGCTATCGCGAACTGTCCGGTGCGGTGGTTCCGCGACCCATCGCGTGGGTGAGCACGGAGAGCACGGACGGCACGCCGAACCTCGCGCCGTACTCCTTCTTCACTGTCGCGGCGGTCGACCCGCCGACGCTCGCGTTCTCCCCGAACAAATCGCGAGGGCGGAAGGATACGCCGCGGAACGCCGTCGAGACCGGAGAGTTCGTCGTGAACATCGTGACGGCGGACCTCGCCGCCGCGATGAACGAGACGAGCGCGACGATCCACGCCGACGAGGACGAGTTCGCCCACGCCGGTGTCACGCCCGAAGCCGCCGTGGCAGTGGCCGCGCCGCGCGTCGCCGAATCCCCCGTGAACTTCGAGTGCGAACTCCGCGACGTCGTCGACCTCGGCGGCTCCGACCTCGTGCTCGGCGAAGTCGTTCACGCGCACGTCGACGACGACGTTGCCACTGACGGGAAACTCGACACTGGGAAGCTCGACGTCGTCGGCCGCCTCGCCGGCAGCCAGTACTGCTACACGCGCGACCGCTTCGACCTCGAGCGACCCGACTGA
- a CDS encoding transcription factor S — protein MEFCDECGSMMQGRDGTWVCTNEDCGFEKPKGDTAEFVSAGKQEDSGVIDVSDAEDQGMPKTTVKCPECGNMEAYYYMQQIRSADESETRFFICTECEHKWREDDH, from the coding sequence ATGGAGTTCTGCGACGAGTGCGGTTCGATGATGCAAGGCCGCGACGGCACGTGGGTCTGCACGAACGAGGACTGCGGGTTCGAGAAGCCGAAGGGCGACACCGCGGAGTTCGTCAGCGCCGGGAAGCAAGAGGACTCGGGCGTCATCGACGTCTCCGACGCCGAAGACCAGGGGATGCCGAAGACGACCGTGAAGTGCCCGGAGTGTGGGAACATGGAGGCGTACTACTACATGCAGCAGATCCGCTCCGCGGACGAGTCAGAGACGCGTTTCTTCATCTGCACCGAGTGCGAGCACAAGTGGCGCGAAGACGACCACTGA
- a CDS encoding DUF5789 family protein codes for MARDVKLKDLEDTVEDLAYPMTNSNAREELDDVVLVYADGDERLSDVLARIEEDVFDDPADLVTEVMNALPTEAVGEPGQSEGDA; via the coding sequence ATGGCCCGGGATGTCAAGCTGAAGGACTTAGAGGACACCGTCGAGGACCTCGCGTATCCGATGACGAACAGCAACGCGCGCGAGGAGCTCGACGACGTCGTGCTCGTCTACGCGGACGGCGACGAGCGGCTGTCGGACGTGCTCGCCCGCATCGAGGAGGACGTCTTCGACGATCCGGCGGATCTCGTAACGGAAGTGATGAACGCGCTCCCGACGGAGGCGGTCGGCGAACCCGGGCAGAGCGAAGGCGACGCCTGA
- a CDS encoding enoyl-CoA hydratase/isomerase family protein — MAETIQLAVEDDVATITVNRPDRLNALNRPTLEALRTAIADAADAEPNALVVTGAGDKAFIAGADISHMQSMSTTEAHEYAKLGHDITTDLEAFPAPVIAAINGYAFGGGCEIALACDLRVASERAIIGQTEIDLGIIPGWGGTQRLPRLVGDEVARRLIYFGDRLDAQDAHEYGLVGDVVAHDELDEHVAALASDLADQPRFALAAAKEAINQSHETDLGAGLDFERRTWASLFGTHDQREGMQAFLDDRDPDFE; from the coding sequence ATGGCAGAGACGATTCAACTCGCCGTCGAGGACGACGTCGCGACCATCACGGTGAACCGACCGGACCGCCTGAACGCGCTCAACCGCCCGACGCTCGAAGCGCTCCGCACCGCCATCGCCGACGCCGCCGACGCCGAACCCAACGCGCTCGTCGTCACCGGCGCGGGCGACAAGGCGTTCATCGCCGGCGCGGACATCTCCCACATGCAGTCGATGAGCACCACGGAGGCCCACGAGTACGCGAAACTCGGCCACGACATCACGACGGACTTAGAGGCCTTCCCCGCGCCCGTCATCGCCGCCATCAACGGCTACGCGTTCGGCGGCGGCTGCGAAATCGCGCTCGCCTGCGACCTCCGCGTCGCCAGCGAACGCGCCATCATCGGGCAGACCGAAATCGACCTCGGCATCATCCCCGGCTGGGGCGGCACGCAGCGCCTCCCCCGCCTCGTCGGCGACGAAGTCGCCCGCCGCCTCATCTACTTCGGCGACCGCCTCGACGCCCAAGACGCCCACGAGTACGGCCTCGTCGGCGACGTCGTCGCGCACGACGAACTCGACGAGCACGTCGCCGCGCTCGCCAGCGACCTCGCCGACCAGCCGCGCTTCGCGCTCGCCGCCGCGAAGGAAGCCATCAACCAGAGCCACGAAACCGACCTCGGCGCAGGCCTCGACTTCGAACGCCGCACGTGGGCGTCCCTCTTCGGCACCCACGACCAGCGCGAAGGCATGCAGGCCTTCCTCGACGACCGCGACCCCGACTTCGAATAA
- a CDS encoding DUF5797 family protein, with protein sequence MSDDGELGAEARERLEDLVELQPTKNKVLQDRWGMESGSDVHQYLEGELKDYYYRDEDSLIRPTAAATALVEGRELDVVAVHMTEDEHRVFEVLNAPDDESESVVAILHKVREAFDDPELGTKPVKSALQSLKRKGVVDVVYRTVPTYRLAVERERVERTND encoded by the coding sequence ATGAGTGACGACGGGGAGCTCGGAGCGGAGGCGCGCGAGCGCCTCGAAGACCTGGTGGAACTCCAGCCGACGAAGAACAAGGTCTTACAGGACCGCTGGGGGATGGAGTCGGGGAGCGACGTCCACCAGTACCTCGAAGGCGAGCTGAAAGACTACTACTACCGGGACGAGGACAGTTTGATTCGCCCGACGGCGGCGGCGACGGCGCTCGTCGAGGGTCGCGAGCTCGACGTCGTTGCGGTCCACATGACCGAGGACGAACACCGCGTCTTCGAGGTGTTGAACGCGCCGGACGACGAGTCGGAGAGCGTCGTCGCCATCCTCCACAAAGTACGGGAGGCGTTCGACGACCCCGAGCTGGGGACGAAGCCGGTGAAGTCCGCGCTCCAGTCGCTGAAGCGGAAGGGCGTCGTGGACGTCGTCTACCGAACGGTTCCGACGTACCGGCTGGCGGTGGAGCGAGAGCGCGTTGAGCGGACGAACGACTGA
- a CDS encoding DUF5787 family protein, translating to MEFPFELRVCAWAEREWHRFAEHDAFFVARQLGLQRRRWDTVVVEADPTKLDARAAFGERALDSDLRFLVEHAPREWAYYRDCLPDPGYPWRYVREHIHRAAARDALEKRRNGNRIEIRRTNFYPEWVERVVAIENKPDLDASAARALADQMERDVALGLADEVWVATREAGERALLAEMPVEAGVLAFDDEMRADVAWRPTTLSPGEPGTHIESRADDGCEFDYRSPGWKRDRRYRIAERAYERGWRSYADTMRPDCRYFDLRAAEHDFVPYCHAKGREVTAAECSGSCGEFSPEPPAWRTKGWPIEGGPGQTVKRVLADQRRRRRPAAEKIKWEEDEK from the coding sequence GTGGAGTTCCCGTTCGAACTCCGCGTCTGCGCGTGGGCGGAGCGCGAGTGGCATCGCTTCGCGGAACACGACGCCTTCTTCGTCGCCCGCCAACTCGGCCTCCAGCGGCGGCGCTGGGACACCGTCGTCGTCGAGGCGGACCCTACGAAACTCGACGCCCGCGCGGCCTTCGGCGAACGGGCGCTCGACAGCGACCTCCGCTTCCTCGTCGAGCACGCGCCCCGCGAGTGGGCGTACTACCGAGACTGTCTCCCCGACCCGGGCTACCCGTGGCGGTACGTCCGCGAGCACATCCACCGGGCGGCGGCGCGTGACGCGCTGGAGAAACGCCGGAACGGGAACCGCATCGAGATCCGGCGCACGAACTTCTACCCGGAGTGGGTGGAGCGCGTAGTCGCCATCGAGAACAAACCCGACCTGGACGCGTCGGCGGCGCGCGCGCTCGCCGACCAGATGGAGCGCGACGTCGCCCTCGGCCTCGCCGACGAGGTGTGGGTGGCAACGCGCGAGGCAGGGGAGCGCGCGCTCCTCGCCGAGATGCCGGTCGAGGCGGGCGTGCTCGCGTTCGACGACGAGATGCGGGCAGACGTCGCCTGGCGGCCGACGACGCTCTCTCCCGGTGAACCCGGCACGCACATCGAGTCGCGGGCCGACGACGGCTGCGAGTTCGACTACCGGAGTCCGGGGTGGAAGCGCGACCGCCGGTACCGCATCGCCGAGCGCGCGTACGAGCGCGGCTGGCGGTCGTACGCGGACACGATGCGGCCGGACTGCCGGTACTTCGACCTCCGGGCGGCCGAACACGACTTCGTGCCGTACTGCCACGCGAAAGGTCGAGAAGTGACGGCCGCGGAGTGCTCGGGTTCCTGCGGCGAGTTCTCGCCGGAGCCGCCGGCGTGGCGGACGAAGGGGTGGCCCATCGAGGGCGGCCCGGGACAGACCGTGAAGCGTGTTCTCGCGGACCAGCGCCGGCGTCGCCGTCCGGCGGCCGAGAAAATTAAATGGGAAGAAGACGAGAAATAA
- a CDS encoding bis(5'-nucleosyl)-tetraphosphatase — protein sequence MTVEATSAGAILFRDTRGRREYLLLKSRPGDWEFPKGGVEGDEELQQTAIREVQEEAGIEDFRLIDGFREEYDYVFEANGNRIHKTVHLFIARSHEASAELSNEHSDLQWRDYEQAINTITQDGPRDILEEAKEFLEQKAEA from the coding sequence ATGACGGTCGAAGCGACCAGCGCCGGAGCGATCCTCTTCCGGGATACCCGCGGCCGGCGCGAATACCTCCTCCTCAAGAGCCGGCCCGGGGACTGGGAGTTCCCGAAGGGCGGCGTCGAGGGGGACGAAGAACTGCAGCAAACCGCTATCAGGGAGGTGCAGGAGGAAGCGGGCATCGAGGACTTCCGTCTCATCGACGGCTTCAGAGAGGAGTACGACTACGTCTTCGAAGCGAACGGGAACCGGATTCACAAGACGGTCCACCTGTTCATCGCCCGCTCCCACGAAGCCTCCGCGGAGCTCTCCAACGAGCACTCCGACCTCCAGTGGCGGGATTACGAACAGGCGATCAACACTATCACGCAGGACGGCCCGCGCGACATCCTCGAAGAGGCCAAGGAGTTCCTGGAACAGAAGGCCGAGGCCTGA
- a CDS encoding uS10/mL48 family ribosomal protein, translating into MTFVTKLTLNSGDRAALDGVVEDIRETVRRKGAEFRGPHTKPPNNHRISQYKGLDGDDAAQYPSWSYTVYRRKVEIVGHDDLARQIMEWDFPESVKIEADIEHVQAVGSTA; encoded by the coding sequence ATGACCTTCGTCACAAAACTAACTCTCAACAGCGGGGACCGAGCGGCCCTCGACGGCGTCGTCGAGGACATCCGCGAGACGGTCCGCCGGAAGGGCGCGGAGTTCCGCGGCCCGCACACGAAACCGCCGAACAACCATCGAATCAGCCAGTACAAGGGCCTCGACGGCGACGACGCGGCGCAGTATCCGTCGTGGTCGTACACGGTCTACCGCCGGAAGGTCGAAATCGTCGGGCACGACGACCTCGCGCGGCAGATTATGGAGTGGGATTTCCCGGAGAGCGTGAAGATCGAAGCGGACATCGAGCACGTGCAGGCCGTCGGTTCGACGGCGTAA
- a CDS encoding DoxX family membrane protein, with translation MAIDSGVGGVVFLLGRLLFGLAMAYMGLNHFRNADTLAGYADANGIPAPRAGVLVSGGMLVLGGLGIVLGVLPVLSAGAIAVFLLVSSFTVHDYWAAPDDQKQNERTQFLKNVGLTGAALGFLVVGGQTWAYAVNYSVF, from the coding sequence ATGGCCATCGACAGCGGCGTCGGCGGCGTCGTCTTCCTCCTCGGCCGCCTCCTCTTCGGCCTCGCGATGGCCTACATGGGCCTCAACCACTTCCGGAACGCCGACACGCTCGCCGGCTACGCCGACGCCAACGGCATCCCCGCCCCGCGCGCCGGCGTCCTCGTCTCCGGCGGGATGCTCGTCCTCGGCGGCCTCGGCATCGTCCTCGGCGTCCTCCCCGTCCTCTCCGCCGGCGCTATCGCCGTCTTCCTCCTCGTCTCCTCGTTCACCGTCCACGACTACTGGGCCGCCCCCGACGACCAGAAACAGAACGAGCGGACGCAGTTCCTCAAGAACGTCGGCCTGACCGGCGCGGCGCTCGGCTTCCTCGTCGTCGGCGGCCAGACCTGGGCGTACGCCGTCAACTACAGCGTCTTCTAA
- a CDS encoding winged helix-turn-helix transcriptional regulator yields MSETSTGTDVANAACGVVDSFDQIGSTWRLVVLHDLQGGEKRFNELKRSTDASSRTLSRVLDDLGEHGLVDRRLEEDAPVATYYSLTAKGEALCPVFDEIEKWATEWLAESPEPPGSA; encoded by the coding sequence ATGAGTGAAACTTCGACGGGGACGGACGTGGCGAACGCGGCGTGTGGCGTGGTCGACTCCTTCGACCAGATCGGCTCGACGTGGCGGCTCGTCGTCCTCCACGACCTCCAGGGCGGCGAGAAGCGGTTCAACGAGCTCAAACGCTCCACGGACGCGTCGAGTCGGACGCTCTCACGGGTCCTCGACGACCTCGGCGAGCACGGCCTCGTCGACCGCCGTCTGGAGGAGGACGCGCCCGTGGCGACCTACTACTCGCTCACGGCGAAGGGCGAGGCGCTCTGCCCGGTGTTCGACGAGATCGAGAAGTGGGCGACGGAGTGGCTCGCGGAGTCCCCGGAACCCCCGGGGTCCGCGTAG
- a CDS encoding Na+/H+ antiporter NhaC family protein, with amino-acid sequence MTRRHDVAARIPDVVFYGGPLASAIPLGVFVAWAVTQTGALGIGDTSGLAVGAFVGLLAGLVLTKDPPEEYAAALIEGMGQRTAITAIIAWLWAAVFARVLLVGGFVDGLVWAATALDAPAFLLPAVGFVLAGLLAVGVGSGAGTVVAFVTLFFPAAVLLGASPVLTFGAILSGAAFGDNLAPVSDTTIVSAQTQGVPVGDAVTSRLPAVGVASGLALVAFLVAGLVLPGASIAGDASAVASGNPVGLLHLFAVGLVVALAMAGYHVVTAVSAGIIVGTAIDLACGLAAPWDLLSFGATNPGAFSVLPVVQQAGTDSVGGGIYTGVVGAFPLVVLTLLVVGISEIMAAGGALARIRDFVTTHVNSRRTAEVALFVGGTCLNALVTVNTAIEIGIAPMFEELGERFGIDAHRLANLLDASTTAPSYMFPWAGGVLVGYSQMPGLAETYDAAAMVVNPAAVLPFVFYGWALLLVFLALAARSGD; translated from the coding sequence ATGACTCGCCGGCACGACGTCGCCGCGCGCATCCCGGACGTCGTCTTCTACGGCGGCCCGCTCGCCAGCGCGATTCCGCTCGGCGTCTTCGTCGCGTGGGCCGTCACGCAGACCGGCGCGCTCGGCATCGGCGACACCTCCGGCCTCGCCGTCGGCGCGTTCGTCGGCCTCCTCGCCGGCCTCGTCCTCACCAAGGACCCGCCCGAGGAGTACGCCGCCGCCCTCATCGAGGGGATGGGCCAGCGCACCGCCATCACCGCCATCATCGCGTGGCTCTGGGCGGCCGTCTTCGCGCGCGTCCTCCTCGTCGGCGGGTTCGTCGACGGCCTCGTCTGGGCCGCCACCGCGCTCGACGCCCCCGCCTTCCTCCTCCCCGCCGTCGGCTTCGTCCTCGCCGGCCTCCTCGCCGTCGGCGTCGGCAGCGGCGCGGGCACCGTCGTCGCCTTCGTCACGCTCTTCTTCCCCGCCGCCGTGCTCCTCGGCGCGAGTCCCGTCCTCACGTTCGGCGCGATTCTCTCCGGCGCGGCTTTCGGCGACAACCTCGCACCCGTCAGCGACACCACCATCGTCTCCGCGCAGACACAGGGAGTTCCCGTCGGCGACGCCGTCACCTCCCGCCTCCCGGCCGTCGGCGTCGCCTCCGGTCTCGCGCTCGTCGCCTTCCTCGTCGCCGGCCTCGTCCTCCCCGGCGCGTCCATCGCGGGCGACGCGAGCGCCGTCGCCTCCGGGAACCCCGTCGGCCTCCTCCACCTCTTCGCCGTCGGCCTCGTCGTCGCGCTCGCCATGGCGGGCTACCACGTCGTCACCGCGGTCTCCGCGGGCATCATCGTCGGCACCGCTATCGACCTCGCCTGCGGCCTCGCCGCCCCCTGGGACCTCCTCTCCTTCGGCGCGACGAACCCCGGTGCGTTCTCCGTCCTCCCCGTCGTCCAGCAGGCGGGCACGGACAGCGTCGGCGGCGGCATCTACACCGGCGTCGTCGGCGCGTTCCCCCTCGTCGTCCTCACGCTCCTCGTCGTCGGCATCAGCGAAATCATGGCCGCGGGCGGCGCGCTCGCGCGCATCCGGGATTTCGTCACGACGCACGTGAACAGCCGCCGAACCGCAGAAGTCGCACTCTTCGTCGGCGGCACCTGCCTCAACGCCCTCGTCACCGTCAACACCGCCATCGAAATCGGCATCGCCCCGATGTTCGAAGAGCTCGGCGAGCGCTTCGGCATCGACGCCCACCGGCTCGCGAACCTCCTCGACGCCTCCACCACCGCCCCCTCCTACATGTTCCCGTGGGCGGGCGGCGTGCTCGTCGGGTACAGTCAGATGCCGGGGCTCGCAGAGACGTACGACGCCGCCGCGATGGTCGTCAACCCCGCCGCCGTCCTCCCCTTCGTCTTCTACGGCTGGGCGCTCCTCCTCGTCTTCCTCGCGCTCGCCGCCCGCAGCGGCGACTGA
- a CDS encoding DUF7513 family protein, with protein sequence MNLDAFLAGVGFRTNTPDFDPESEFVVVVTGTDAEGRAVARIGDSVLTVHDAPDESVRKRVRVRVTDWDAAAHTGDAEFLVTVGDAAF encoded by the coding sequence ATGAATCTCGACGCGTTCCTCGCCGGCGTCGGGTTCCGCACGAACACCCCGGACTTCGACCCCGAGTCGGAGTTCGTCGTCGTCGTCACCGGCACGGACGCCGAGGGCCGCGCCGTCGCCCGCATCGGCGACAGCGTCCTGACGGTCCACGACGCCCCCGACGAGAGCGTTCGGAAGCGCGTCCGCGTCCGCGTGACCGACTGGGACGCGGCCGCCCACACCGGGGACGCCGAGTTCCTCGTGACCGTCGGCGACGCCGCGTTCTGA
- a CDS encoding Na+/H+ antiporter NhaC family protein produces MTEDDLDADVEAELRDAEQARDEPALDFHGGRWASAIPLGFFVAWAIVQSGLFGIGDTTGLVVGMLAALVVGMFFAKGDWKRYANTIFEGMTQRVAATAIVAWLWAGMFAQLLQDGGFVSGLIWVAQAVPIPRSTLLVVLPALTFLLAALLATGIGTGYGTAITFVTTFFPATVLLGANPVLMFGAILSGAVFGDNLAPVSDTTIVSAVTQNADIGGVVASRLKYAFVAAALALVAYLVAGAVMPTSAPSGDGLPTGNVVGLVHLVSMGVVIYTAVNGRHIVEAITWGILAAIVFNLVFGLEPASEIVLFTAPATAPFADAFTWLPVVQFASDGAASGVSGSLYAGASGFFPLIVLTLLIVSGARIMVRGGAFDAIQELLLSTVATSVRRAETTLVLGTALVNSMITINTAAEIAIAPYVARVGEQFNINGYRRANILDANTSALGYIFPWAGGVLAGYSQMPDLVEQYGVEAMQVNPVSVWPFVFHGWFLFFVFLAAALTGYGLEYTTDREAEEVARV; encoded by the coding sequence GTGACCGAAGACGACCTCGACGCGGACGTCGAGGCGGAGCTCCGTGACGCCGAACAGGCTCGCGACGAACCGGCGCTCGACTTTCACGGCGGCCGGTGGGCGAGCGCGATTCCGCTCGGCTTCTTCGTCGCGTGGGCCATTGTACAGTCCGGCCTCTTCGGCATCGGCGACACGACGGGGCTCGTCGTCGGCATGCTGGCGGCGCTCGTCGTCGGGATGTTCTTCGCGAAAGGCGACTGGAAGCGCTACGCGAACACGATCTTCGAGGGGATGACGCAGCGCGTCGCCGCGACCGCTATCGTGGCGTGGCTGTGGGCGGGGATGTTCGCCCAGCTCCTCCAGGACGGGGGGTTCGTCTCCGGGCTCATCTGGGTCGCACAAGCGGTTCCGATTCCGCGGAGCACGCTCCTCGTCGTGCTGCCGGCGTTGACGTTCCTGCTCGCCGCGCTTCTCGCGACCGGTATCGGCACGGGCTACGGGACGGCCATCACGTTCGTCACGACGTTCTTCCCGGCGACCGTGCTGCTCGGCGCGAACCCGGTCCTCATGTTCGGCGCGATTCTCTCGGGCGCGGTCTTCGGGGACAACCTCGCGCCCGTCAGCGACACGACCATCGTGAGCGCGGTGACGCAGAACGCGGACATCGGCGGCGTCGTCGCCTCCCGGTTGAAGTACGCGTTCGTCGCCGCGGCGCTCGCGCTCGTCGCCTACCTCGTCGCGGGCGCGGTGATGCCGACGTCCGCACCGAGCGGCGACGGCCTCCCGACCGGGAACGTCGTCGGCCTCGTCCACCTCGTCTCGATGGGCGTCGTCATCTACACCGCCGTGAACGGCCGGCACATCGTCGAAGCCATCACGTGGGGCATCCTCGCCGCCATCGTCTTCAACCTCGTCTTCGGGCTGGAGCCGGCGAGCGAAATCGTCCTGTTCACCGCGCCGGCGACCGCGCCGTTCGCCGACGCCTTCACGTGGCTCCCCGTCGTCCAGTTCGCGAGCGACGGCGCGGCGTCCGGCGTCTCAGGCAGCCTCTACGCCGGCGCGTCCGGGTTCTTCCCGCTCATCGTCCTCACCCTGCTCATCGTCTCCGGCGCGCGCATCATGGTTCGCGGGGGCGCGTTCGACGCCATTCAGGAGCTCCTGCTCTCCACGGTCGCGACGTCCGTGCGCCGCGCGGAGACGACGCTCGTCCTCGGCACCGCGCTCGTCAACTCGATGATCACGATTAACACCGCCGCCGAAATCGCCATCGCGCCCTACGTCGCGCGCGTCGGCGAGCAGTTCAACATCAACGGCTACCGCCGCGCGAACATCCTCGACGCGAACACGAGCGCGCTCGGCTACATCTTCCCGTGGGCGGGCGGCGTGCTCGCGGGCTACAGCCAGATGCCCGACCTCGTCGAGCAGTACGGCGTCGAGGCGATGCAGGTCAACCCCGTGAGCGTCTGGCCGTTCGTCTTCCACGGCTGGTTCCTGTTCTTCGTCTTCCTCGCCGCGGCCCTCACGGGCTACGGCCTGGAGTACACGACGGACCGCGAGGCCGAGGAGGTGGCGCGCGTATGA
- a CDS encoding amidohydrolase, translating into MTDTDHLVSLRRDLHRHPEPAWCEYYTTARIADEVERIGVDDLFLGADAVNEAERMAVPDEATRREWADRARDDGANPDVLDDLGTGPTGAVAVLERGDGPVVGLRVDIDALHITESESDAHCPAAEGFRSEHEGYMHACGHDAHVTFGLGVLERVKASDFEGTFKVFFQPAEERIGGGKAMAKSRHIADVDYLYGVHVGLDHPTGEIVAGLDGFLAVSHFLAEFEGEPAHAGAHPEEGKNTVQAMAAAVQNLYAIPRHADGATRVNAGLVGGGTATNIIPDESHVEGEVRGETTELKDYMRERAERVLESAADMHDVSVDISTEGEAPSATSDQALVDLVEAVAATTSGVDSVLERDALGGSEDATYLMQEVQQHGGLACYLCVGTSHPGGHHTKTFDVEEDTLRIGVDVIAETVRDTFENQP; encoded by the coding sequence ATGACGGACACCGACCACCTCGTCTCGCTCCGCCGCGACCTCCACCGCCACCCCGAGCCCGCGTGGTGTGAGTATTACACGACCGCGCGCATCGCCGACGAAGTCGAACGCATCGGCGTCGACGACCTCTTCCTCGGCGCGGACGCCGTGAACGAAGCGGAACGCATGGCCGTCCCCGACGAGGCCACGCGCCGCGAGTGGGCGGATCGCGCGCGCGACGACGGCGCGAACCCCGACGTCCTCGACGACCTCGGCACCGGACCGACGGGCGCGGTCGCCGTCCTCGAACGCGGTGACGGTCCCGTCGTCGGCCTCCGCGTCGACATCGACGCCCTCCACATCACCGAATCCGAGAGCGACGCCCACTGCCCCGCCGCCGAGGGCTTCCGCTCCGAGCACGAGGGCTACATGCACGCCTGCGGGCACGACGCCCACGTCACCTTCGGCCTCGGCGTCCTCGAACGCGTGAAAGCGAGCGACTTCGAAGGGACGTTCAAGGTCTTCTTCCAGCCCGCCGAAGAACGCATCGGCGGCGGGAAGGCGATGGCGAAGAGCCGGCACATCGCCGACGTCGACTACCTCTACGGCGTCCACGTCGGCCTCGACCACCCGACCGGCGAAATCGTCGCGGGCCTCGACGGCTTCCTCGCCGTCAGCCACTTCCTCGCCGAGTTCGAGGGAGAACCCGCGCACGCGGGCGCACACCCCGAAGAAGGAAAGAATACCGTGCAGGCGATGGCGGCCGCCGTCCAGAACCTCTACGCGATTCCGCGGCACGCCGACGGCGCGACCCGCGTCAACGCCGGCCTCGTCGGCGGCGGCACCGCCACGAACATCATCCCCGACGAATCCCACGTCGAAGGCGAAGTCCGCGGAGAGACCACCGAACTGAAAGACTACATGCGCGAGCGCGCCGAGCGCGTCCTCGAATCCGCCGCCGACATGCACGACGTCTCGGTGGACATCTCGACGGAGGGCGAAGCGCCGAGCGCGACCTCCGACCAGGCGCTCGTCGACCTCGTCGAAGCCGTCGCCGCCACCACGAGCGGCGTCGACTCCGTCCTCGAACGCGACGCGCTCGGCGGGAGCGAGGACGCCACCTACCTCATGCAGGAAGTCCAGCAGCACGGCGGGCTCGCGTGCTACCTCTGCGTCGGCACCAGCCACCCCGGCGGCCACCACACCAAGACCTTCGACGTCGAAGAGGACACCCTCCGCATCGGCGTCGACGTCATCGCCGAAACCGTCCGCGACACCTTCGAAAACCAGCCGTAA